The genomic region GCGGCATCGACTGGATCCACGTGCGGCACGAGGAGGCCGGCGCGTTCGCGGCGTCCGCCGAGGCGCAGCTCACCGGCAAGCTCGCGGTGTGCGCCGGATCCTGCGGCCCCGGCCACCTGCACCTCATCAACGGCCTCTACGACGCGCACCGCTCCGGCGCGCCCGTGCTCGCCATCGCGAGCCACATCACCACGAACCAGATCGGCTCCGGCTACTTCCAGGAGACCCACCCCGACCGCCTCTTCGTCGAGTGCTCGCACTACACGGAGATGATCTCGACCGCCGTCCAGGCGCCGCGCGTCGTCGACCAGGCGATGCGGCACTCCCTCGCGCTCGGCGGCGTCAGCGTCATCACGCTGCCGGGCGACGTGGCCGAGTTCGAGGCGGAGGGCGAGGCGCCCGCGTTCTCGCTCCCGCGCCGCCCCGCGATCGTGCCGGCCGAGGAGGACGTGCGCGCGCTCGCCGCCGCCATCGACGACGCGAAGAGCGTCGCGATCTTCGCGGGCCGGGGCGCGGGATCCGCGCACGCCGAGCTCATGGAGCTGGCCGACAGGATCGCGGCGCCGGTCGGCCACTCGCTGCGCGGCAAGGACGTGATCCAGCAGGACAACCCGTTCGACGTCGGCATGACCGGCCTCATCGGCTACGGCGCGGCGGCCGCCGGCATCTCGGGCGCCGACCTGCTGATCCTCATCGGCACCGACTTCCCCTACGACCAGTTCCTGCCCGGCAAGGAGGTGCGGACCGCGCAGATCGACATCGCGCCCGAGCGCCTCGGCCGCCGCACCGACGTCGACATCGCGATCCACGGCGACGCGCTCTCCACGATCCGCGCGGTGCTGCCGCTCGTCGAGCGGAAGACGGACCGGCGCTTCCTCGAGAAGCTGCTGAAGGAGCAGGACAGGAAGGTCGAGCAGGTCGTCGGCGCGTACACGTCGAAGGCGGAGAAGCTCAAGCCGATCCATCCGGAGTACGCCGCCAGCATCCTCGACGAGGTCGCGGGCGACGACACGGTCTTCACGAGCGACACCGGCATGTGCAACGTGTGGACCGCGCGGTACCTCACCCCGAACGGGCGCCGGCGGATGATCGGGTCGCTCGTGCACGGGTCCATGGCCAACGCGCTGCCGCAGGCGATCGGCGCGCAGGTCGCGTACCCCGAGCGGCAGGTCGTGTCGGTCTCGGGCGACGGCGGGCTGTCGATGCTGATGGGCGAGCTCGTCACGGTCGCGGCGTACGGCCTGCCCGTGAAGGTCGTCGTGTTCAACAACTCGACGCTCGGCCTCGTGAAGGTGGAGATGCTCGTCGACGGGATCCCCGACTTCGGGGTCGACGTGCCCATGGTCGACTACGCCGCGGTGGCCGCCGCCCTCGGGATCCACTCCCAGCGCGTCGAGGACCCGGCCGACATCCGCGCTGCCCTCGAGGCCGCGTTCGCGCACGACGGGCCCGCGCTCGTCGACCTCGTGACCGACCCGATGGCGCTCTCGATCCCGCCGGAGATCACGGCCGCGCAGGTGAAGGGCTTCGCGCTCTCGATGTCGAAGATCGTGATGAACGGCGGCGTCGGCGAGGCCGTGAAGCTCGCCCGATCGAACCTGCGGAACATCCCGCGCCCGTGAGCGGTTCCGCTGACGTCCCCCACCCGTCCCATCACGAGGAGAACCCATGTCCCAGCCCGTCGTCGTCACCGCCGTCTTCACGCCCGTCGAGGGCAAGCACGACGAGGCGGTCGCCGCCCTGTCCCGCGGCATCGCCGAGGTGCACGAGGAGGAGGGCTGCGAGGTCTACGCGATCCACGACGCCCCCGACGGCACCATCGTGATGCTCGAGAAGTGGGCGTCCGTCGAGGACCTCGACGCGCACGGAACGGGCGAGGCGGTCGCCCGCATGGGCGCGTCGCTCGCCGGCCTCATCACGGGGCCCGCCGTCGTCACGCGGCTCACGCCGATCCCGGCCGGCTCCGAGCTGCAGGGCGCGCTCTAAGCACCGGGGGATCGACGGCGCGGGCGGGTCCCGCATCCGGCAGGGTGACTGCATGCCCTCGATCGGAACCCGCCGCCGCGTCATGCACCTGCTGCCGGTCGCGTTCGCGGTCGCCGTGGTCGTGCTCATCGGGGGGACGATCGGCGCGACGCCGTCCCTCGAGCGCGCCGGCCTCCTCGACGTCCCGCCCTCGCCGCAGCGCTACGCCGACATGGCCGTGGACCTCATGGTCGACGGGCTCCAGGCGGATCCCGCCCGTGTCGCGGAGGTCCGGGCGCAGGTGGACGCGCAGGCGGCCCGGGCGCGCACCTACGCGGGCACGTACCCGGCGCTCTCCGGGGCCGCGAAGGAGCTGGGCGGCGAGCACAGCTCGTTCCTCGAACCCGCCGAGGCTGCGGCGGACTTCGGCGACAGCCCTCCCGTCTCGGCCGCGGCCGAGCCGCGGCCCACGGTCACGACGGCCGACGGGATCACGACCATCGTCGTCCCCGCGCTGCTGGGCGGGGACGAGGCGTCCCGTCAGCGCTACGTCGACGCGGGCGCCC from Clavibacter michiganensis subsp. insidiosus harbors:
- a CDS encoding pyruvate dehydrogenase, whose product is MARTVADQLIAQLIEAGVSRIYGVVGDSLNPVVDAVRRTGGSRTGGIDWIHVRHEEAGAFAASAEAQLTGKLAVCAGSCGPGHLHLINGLYDAHRSGAPVLAIASHITTNQIGSGYFQETHPDRLFVECSHYTEMISTAVQAPRVVDQAMRHSLALGGVSVITLPGDVAEFEAEGEAPAFSLPRRPAIVPAEEDVRALAAAIDDAKSVAIFAGRGAGSAHAELMELADRIAAPVGHSLRGKDVIQQDNPFDVGMTGLIGYGAAAAGISGADLLILIGTDFPYDQFLPGKEVRTAQIDIAPERLGRRTDVDIAIHGDALSTIRAVLPLVERKTDRRFLEKLLKEQDRKVEQVVGAYTSKAEKLKPIHPEYAASILDEVAGDDTVFTSDTGMCNVWTARYLTPNGRRRMIGSLVHGSMANALPQAIGAQVAYPERQVVSVSGDGGLSMLMGELVTVAAYGLPVKVVVFNNSTLGLVKVEMLVDGIPDFGVDVPMVDYAAVAAALGIHSQRVEDPADIRAALEAAFAHDGPALVDLVTDPMALSIPPEITAAQVKGFALSMSKIVMNGGVGEAVKLARSNLRNIPRP
- a CDS encoding putative quinol monooxygenase; protein product: MSQPVVVTAVFTPVEGKHDEAVAALSRGIAEVHEEEGCEVYAIHDAPDGTIVMLEKWASVEDLDAHGTGEAVARMGASLAGLITGPAVVTRLTPIPAGSELQGAL